Proteins encoded by one window of Chondromyces crocatus:
- a CDS encoding NADP-dependent oxidoreductase: MSDINRVLRLAARPKGMVQDSDFDLREEPRPELTKEGQVLVRNLYLSVDPTQRGWIERDSYLPAVAIGEVMRSFGAGRVVASNDPDFAPGDLVSGMVGWQDHVVLPTKGGGRPTKLPPGVPLTNALSILGLTGLTAYFGLLDIGRPKEGETVVVSGAAGATGMAVGQIAKLKGCRVVGIAGGKDKCDWITGELGFDAAIDYKAEDVAKRLEETCPKRIDIYFDNVGGDILDAALLHLAMRGRVVLCGAISGYNDASALKGPKNYLSLLVQRGRMEGFIILDYFDRVGEAFQELGAWFQAGKLKDRVDVVDGLENAPAALRRLFTGKNTGKQLLKIAEG; the protein is encoded by the coding sequence ATGAGCGACATCAACCGCGTTCTCCGTCTCGCCGCGCGCCCCAAGGGCATGGTCCAGGACAGCGACTTCGACCTCCGGGAAGAGCCGCGACCGGAGCTCACGAAAGAAGGACAGGTCCTGGTTCGCAACCTCTACCTGTCCGTGGATCCCACGCAGCGCGGCTGGATCGAGCGCGACTCGTACCTGCCCGCCGTGGCCATCGGCGAGGTCATGCGCTCCTTCGGCGCCGGCCGGGTGGTCGCCTCGAACGACCCCGACTTCGCACCGGGAGACCTGGTGAGCGGCATGGTCGGCTGGCAGGACCACGTCGTGCTGCCCACGAAGGGTGGCGGGCGCCCCACGAAGCTACCCCCCGGTGTCCCCCTCACCAACGCGCTGAGCATCCTCGGCTTGACCGGGCTGACGGCGTACTTCGGGCTGCTCGACATCGGCCGCCCGAAAGAAGGGGAGACCGTGGTCGTCTCCGGCGCCGCGGGCGCCACCGGCATGGCGGTCGGACAGATCGCGAAGCTGAAGGGTTGTCGCGTCGTCGGCATCGCCGGGGGCAAGGACAAGTGCGACTGGATCACGGGCGAACTCGGCTTCGACGCCGCCATCGACTACAAGGCGGAGGACGTCGCGAAGCGGCTCGAAGAGACCTGCCCCAAGCGGATCGACATCTACTTCGACAACGTGGGGGGCGACATCCTCGACGCCGCGCTGCTCCACCTCGCCATGCGCGGACGGGTGGTCCTGTGCGGGGCCATCTCCGGGTACAACGACGCCAGCGCGTTGAAGGGCCCCAAGAACTACCTCAGCCTCCTGGTCCAGCGCGGCCGCATGGAGGGCTTCATCATCCTCGATTACTTCGATCGCGTCGGGGAAGCCTTCCAGGAACTCGGCGCCTGGTTCCAGGCCGGGAAGCTCAAGGATCGGGTGGACGTGGTCGACGGGTTGGAGAACGCTCCGGCCGCGCTTCGTCGTCTGTTCACGGGAAAGAACACCGGCAAGCAGCTCCTCAAAATCGCCGAGGGCTGA